The Selenihalanaerobacter shriftii sequence TAACTCTCTTTCTATTTTAGAGGGTAATAACAATTTAAAAATCCCATAACACTGAGCATGTCAATGTTATGGGATGTATTAATCAAATATCAAAAGGATTATATATTCTAATTCTTAATTTTTCAAAATCTTTTATATTACGAGTTACTAAGTTATAATCATTAAATATAGCTGTAGCTGCAATAATAGCATCTGGTAACTTAATATTATAATTCCTTCTAATATCTATAACTAGATTAACTATTTCATCATCAAGGTCAACAACATTGCAATACTCTAAAAACTGCTTAGCTTTTTTAAAACTTTCTTTCGTATGCTTTCTAAAACCTAAAAATTCCATTTGTGTTATTACTGAAATATTAAAATTCTTCTTAAAAATTTTATTTATTGTAGTTACT is a genomic window containing:
- a CDS encoding type II toxin-antitoxin system VapC family toxin, which encodes MHLIDTNILIYHFNGNIPDESVTTINKIFKKNFNISVITQMEFLGFRKHTKESFKKAKQFLEYCNVVDLDDEIVNLVIDIRRNYNIKLPDAIIAATAIFNDYNLVTRNIKDFEKLRIRIYNPFDI